The DNA sequence TCACCAGAAAATGAAATTGGAAATCTGATATTTCTTCCATCAAACGTAAATTTTTCTAATTATTTATTGATATTCGATAAAATTCCTATTGATAAAGCATTCATCAATAGTATATTTGTTTCTGTTTCAACAACTCTCGGTGTATTAATATTTAGTTCGATGATTGGATATGCATTATCCCGTCTCGAGTTCAAAGGAAGAGATTTAATTTTTTATATAATTATTTTCACTATGACATTACCATTTCAAATTACTTTAATTCCACAATACATACTCATCGTAAAATTTGGATGGGTAGATTCCTATGCTGGATTAATTGTGCCTTATTTAATTAATGCCTTTGCAATAATTATGTTCAGACAATATTTTAAATCAATTCCACAGGATCTAATAGATGCAGCTCGAATTGATGGTTGTAGTGAATTAAGAATTATTTTTGGAATTCTCTGGCCAAATTCTATTCCAGCAATTATTACTGTTGGAATTATAACATTTATGAATACATGGAATGAAGTGCTCTGGCCTCTTATTGTTATACGAGATGAATCAAAAATGACAATGCCACAATTGGTTACTTTATTTGCTGTAGGGGGGAGAGCAGAATCTCAATTGGGTTTAAAACTTGCAGCTGCAACTCTCCTTGCCTTACCAATTGTAATAGCCTATGTAATCTTTCAAAAATATTTTATTCAAAGTATGGCTTCTTCTGGTTTGAAAGAATAAATAATCAATTAATAAATAAATCGAGGTTGTATTGTTATGCAAATATCAAGGTATATAAAGAATCCTATTATTACAAAAAATGATGTGCCATTTAAAGTAAACAGTATTTTTAATCCTGGAGCTACAAAATTCAAAGATAAATATTTATTACTTTGTAGAATTGAAATGCCCGATGGAAAATCTTCTTTTATAAAAGCAATTAGTGATGATGGATATAATTTTAAACTGGATGAAAAACCTGTCTTAACACCTGATGACCATCATCAATTTATTAACTATGTTAATTGGGGAATTGAAGATCCAAGAATTACTAAGATAA is a window from the Rosettibacter firmus genome containing:
- a CDS encoding carbohydrate ABC transporter permease, translated to MKKVLYYSVLILGSFIFLYPFIWMLSASISPENEIGNLIFLPSNVNFSNYLLIFDKIPIDKAFINSIFVSVSTTLGVLIFSSMIGYALSRLEFKGRDLIFYIIIFTMTLPFQITLIPQYILIVKFGWVDSYAGLIVPYLINAFAIIMFRQYFKSIPQDLIDAARIDGCSELRIIFGILWPNSIPAIITVGIITFMNTWNEVLWPLIVIRDESKMTMPQLVTLFAVGGRAESQLGLKLAAATLLALPIVIAYVIFQKYFIQSMASSGLKE